The Streptomyces aurantiacus genome includes a region encoding these proteins:
- the pdhA gene encoding pyruvate dehydrogenase (acetyl-transferring) E1 component subunit alpha — protein sequence MTVESTAARKPRRSAGTKRTAAKKPPGSQPDLVQLLTPEGKRVENGEYDAYVADITPEELRGLYRDMVLTRRFDAEATSLQRQGELGLWASLLGQEAAQIGSGRATREDDYVFPTYREHGVAWCRGVDPANLLGMFRGVNNGGWDPNSNNFHLYTIVIGSQTLHATGYAMGIAKDGADSAVIAYFGDGASSQGDVAESFTFSAVYNAPVVFFCQNNQWAISEPTERQTRVPLYQRAQGYGFPGVRVDGNDVLACLAVTKWALERARRGEGPTLVEAYTYRMGAHTTSDDPTKYRADEERQAWEVKDPIQRMRTYLEDSNHADEGFFAELEAESEALGKRVREVVRAMPDPDHFAIFENVYADGHTLVDEERAQFAAYQASFADEGEGK from the coding sequence GTGACCGTGGAGAGCACTGCCGCGCGTAAGCCGCGACGCAGCGCCGGTACCAAGCGCACCGCTGCGAAGAAGCCGCCGGGCTCCCAGCCCGACCTTGTACAGCTGCTGACGCCCGAGGGCAAGCGCGTCGAGAATGGCGAGTATGACGCGTACGTAGCCGACATCACCCCCGAAGAGCTCCGCGGGCTGTACCGCGACATGGTGCTCACCCGACGCTTCGACGCCGAGGCCACCTCCCTGCAGCGCCAGGGTGAGCTGGGCCTGTGGGCCTCGCTGCTCGGCCAGGAGGCCGCCCAGATCGGATCCGGACGGGCCACCCGGGAGGACGACTACGTCTTCCCGACCTACCGCGAGCACGGCGTCGCCTGGTGCCGCGGAGTGGACCCGGCCAACCTGCTCGGCATGTTCCGCGGGGTGAACAACGGCGGCTGGGACCCGAACAGCAACAATTTCCACCTGTACACGATCGTCATCGGCTCGCAGACGCTGCACGCCACCGGCTACGCCATGGGCATCGCCAAGGACGGCGCCGACTCGGCCGTGATCGCGTACTTCGGGGACGGCGCCTCCAGCCAGGGCGACGTCGCTGAATCGTTCACCTTCTCCGCTGTCTACAACGCGCCCGTCGTGTTCTTCTGCCAGAACAACCAGTGGGCCATCTCGGAGCCCACCGAGCGCCAGACCCGCGTCCCGCTCTACCAGCGCGCGCAGGGCTACGGCTTCCCGGGCGTCCGCGTCGACGGCAACGACGTCCTCGCCTGCCTCGCCGTGACCAAGTGGGCCCTGGAGCGGGCCCGCCGCGGCGAGGGCCCCACGCTCGTCGAGGCCTACACGTACCGCATGGGCGCCCACACCACCTCGGACGACCCGACCAAGTACCGGGCCGACGAGGAGCGCCAGGCGTGGGAGGTGAAGGACCCGATCCAGCGCATGCGTACGTATCTGGAGGACTCAAACCACGCGGACGAGGGATTCTTCGCGGAACTCGAAGCCGAGAGCGAGGCGTTGGGTAAACGAGTACGCGAAGTCGTCCGCGCCATGCCGGACCCGGACCACTTCGCCATCTTCGAGAACGTGTACGCGGACGGGCACACGCTCGTCGACGAGGAGCGGGCCCAGTTCGCGGCCTACCAGGCGTCGTTCGCCGATGAAGGGGAGGGCAAGTAG
- a CDS encoding D-alanyl-D-alanine carboxypeptidase family protein, producing the protein MNTGIKGMRIRRAAGVVLTTGAVLATGALGTAPAQALTKPTIAAKGGFVMNNGSGTSLYTKAADTRRSTGSTTKIMTAKVVLSQPNLNLDSKVTIQKEYSDYIVRNNASSARLIVGDKVTVRQLLYGLMLPSGCDAAYALADKFGSGSTRAARVKSFIGKMNKQARDLGLPNTKFDSFDGIGNGSNYSTPRDLTKIASSAMKSANFRAIVKTKKYTAKTVTKTGGTRTMAPWTNTNGLLSSYTGAIGVKTGSGPEAKYCLVFAATRNGKTVIGTVLASTSISARESDAKKLMNYGFAR; encoded by the coding sequence TTGAATACCGGTATAAAGGGTATGCGGATCCGCAGAGCTGCCGGCGTGGTCCTCACCACCGGAGCCGTGCTCGCGACCGGAGCCCTCGGCACGGCGCCCGCGCAGGCCCTCACGAAGCCCACGATCGCCGCCAAGGGCGGTTTCGTGATGAACAACGGCTCGGGCACGTCGCTCTACACCAAGGCGGCGGACACGCGCCGTTCCACCGGCTCCACGACGAAGATCATGACCGCGAAGGTCGTGCTGTCGCAGCCGAACCTCAACCTGGACTCCAAGGTCACCATCCAGAAGGAGTACAGCGACTACATCGTCCGCAACAACGCCTCGTCGGCCCGTCTGATCGTCGGCGACAAGGTCACCGTCCGCCAGCTCCTGTACGGCCTGATGCTGCCGTCCGGCTGCGACGCCGCGTACGCGCTGGCCGACAAGTTCGGCTCCGGCTCGACGCGTGCCGCCCGCGTGAAGTCGTTCATCGGCAAGATGAACAAGCAGGCCAGGGACCTCGGCCTGCCGAACACGAAGTTCGACTCGTTCGACGGCATCGGCAACGGCTCGAACTACTCGACGCCGCGCGACCTGACGAAGATCGCCAGCAGCGCGATGAAGAGCGCCAACTTCCGCGCGATCGTGAAGACGAAGAAGTACACGGCCAAGACCGTGACGAAGACCGGCGGCACCCGCACCATGGCGCCGTGGACCAACACCAACGGTCTGCTCAGCAGCTACACCGGTGCGATCGGGGTGAAGACCGGCTCCGGCCCGGAGGCCAAGTACTGCCTGGTCTTCGCCGCCACCCGCAACGGGAAGACGGTCATCGGTACCGTCCTCGCCTCGACGTCCATCTCCGCCCGGGAGTCGGACGCGAAGAAGCTGATGAACTACGGGTTCGCCCGATAG
- a CDS encoding phosphotransferase, giving the protein MPRSSVPPAPSPAPPLGALLRRYAAGAPLACEPVDQGLLNRGYRLATTRGRYFLKHHFDPETADPAAIARQHDATRRLAGLGLPVAPPLTGTDGRTVAVVGGHAYALHPWIDGRHRNGAQLTEEQCRRLGALLGVVHASLERVMPPRRTEERTESADPADTFALIDDLLARVRRHRPADAFDELAGHRLLERRDLLERHADARPPQGGSVGWVHGDFHPFNVLYKGGAPAAIVDWDRLGVQPQAEEAVRAAVIFFVRPAGTLDLTKVRAYARAYRRSARAAPSELSAAVHRVWWERLNDFWMLRWHYERGDTRADPQFPAASALAVWWTRRYDAVSEAFVG; this is encoded by the coding sequence GTGCCGCGCTCATCTGTTCCGCCCGCTCCCTCCCCCGCACCCCCGTTGGGCGCCCTGCTGCGGCGGTATGCCGCCGGGGCCCCGCTGGCCTGCGAACCCGTCGACCAGGGGCTGCTCAACCGCGGCTACCGGCTCGCCACCACCCGGGGCCGGTACTTCCTGAAGCACCATTTCGACCCCGAGACGGCCGACCCCGCGGCGATCGCCCGCCAGCACGACGCGACCCGGCGCCTCGCCGGCCTCGGCCTCCCGGTGGCCCCGCCGCTGACCGGAACGGACGGCCGTACGGTCGCCGTCGTCGGCGGCCACGCGTACGCGCTGCATCCCTGGATCGACGGACGTCACCGCAACGGCGCCCAGCTCACCGAGGAGCAGTGCCGGCGTCTCGGCGCCCTCCTGGGGGTCGTCCACGCGTCCCTGGAGCGGGTGATGCCGCCGCGGCGGACCGAGGAGCGGACCGAGAGCGCCGACCCGGCGGACACCTTCGCCCTCATCGACGACCTGCTCGCCCGGGTACGCCGCCACCGCCCGGCGGACGCCTTCGACGAGCTGGCCGGACACCGTCTCCTGGAGCGTCGGGACCTGCTGGAACGGCACGCGGACGCACGGCCCCCGCAGGGCGGCTCGGTGGGCTGGGTGCACGGGGACTTCCACCCCTTCAACGTGCTCTACAAGGGAGGCGCCCCCGCCGCGATCGTCGACTGGGACCGGCTCGGGGTCCAGCCGCAGGCCGAGGAGGCGGTCCGCGCGGCGGTGATCTTCTTCGTGCGCCCCGCCGGCACGCTCGACCTGACGAAGGTACGGGCCTACGCGCGCGCGTACCGCCGCTCGGCGCGGGCCGCCCCGTCCGAGCTCTCGGCCGCCGTGCACCGGGTGTGGTGGGAGCGGCTCAACGACTTCTGGATGCTGCGCTGGCACTACGAGCGCGGGGACACCCGCGCCGACCCGCAGTTCCCGGCGGCCTCGGCGCTGGCGGTGTGGTGGACGCGGCGGTACGACGCGGTGAGCGAGGCGTTCGTGGGGTGA
- a CDS encoding GntR family transcriptional regulator, translated as MPSAPSPAAPAPDRQTDERAVKQPPAAERVYAHVKRAVLERRYEGGTLLTEGELAEAVGVSRTPVREALLKLEVEGLIRLYPKKGALVLPVSAQEIADVVETRQLVEEHAIRKAVPASPALIERLTELLAKQQEQAAAGDLAGAAVTDRCFHAEIVRSGGNEILSRLYDQLRDRQLRMGVAVMHAHPDRITKTLSEHQEILDALRSGDAEAAVALVHRHVSWFSNLARGDVR; from the coding sequence ATGCCTTCAGCCCCGTCCCCCGCCGCGCCCGCGCCCGACCGGCAGACCGACGAGCGGGCCGTGAAGCAGCCGCCCGCGGCCGAGCGTGTCTACGCGCACGTCAAGCGGGCCGTGCTGGAGCGGCGTTACGAGGGCGGGACGCTGCTTACCGAGGGCGAGTTGGCCGAGGCCGTCGGTGTCTCGCGGACACCGGTGCGCGAGGCGCTGCTCAAGCTGGAGGTCGAGGGCCTGATCCGGCTCTACCCGAAGAAGGGCGCCCTCGTCCTGCCCGTCTCGGCGCAGGAGATCGCGGACGTGGTGGAGACCCGGCAGCTCGTCGAGGAGCACGCGATCCGCAAGGCGGTACCGGCCTCGCCCGCGCTCATCGAGCGCCTCACCGAACTCCTGGCGAAACAGCAGGAGCAGGCCGCCGCCGGAGACCTGGCCGGCGCCGCCGTCACCGACCGCTGCTTCCACGCCGAGATCGTCCGCAGCGGGGGCAACGAGATCCTCTCCCGCCTCTACGACCAGTTGCGCGACCGTCAGTTGAGGATGGGGGTCGCCGTGATGCACGCCCATCCCGACCGGATCACCAAGACGCTCAGCGAGCACCAGGAGATCCTCGACGCGCTGCGCTCGGGCGACGCGGAGGCGGCGGTCGCGCTGGTCCACCGGCACGTCAGCTGGTTCTCCAACCTGGCGCGGGGGGACGTCCGATGA
- a CDS encoding alpha-ketoacid dehydrogenase subunit beta, producing MTAEKMALAKAINESLRTALDADPKVLIMGEDVGKLGGVFRVTDGLQKDFGEDRVIDTPLAESGIVGTAIGLALRGYRPVVEIQFDGFVFPAYDQIVTQLAKMHARALGKIKLPVVIRIPYGGGIGAVEHHSESPEALFAHVAGLKVVSPSNASDAYWMMQQAILSDDPVIFFEPKRRYWDKSEVNREAIPGPLHKARVVREGTDLTLAAYGPMVKVCQEAAAAAQEEGKSLEVVDLRSMSPIDFDSIQASVEKTRRLVVVHEAPVFLGTGAEIAARITERCFYHLEAPVLRVGGYHAPYPPARLEDEYLPGLDRVLDTVDRSLAY from the coding sequence ATGACAGCGGAAAAGATGGCGCTCGCCAAGGCGATCAACGAATCGCTGCGCACGGCCCTCGACGCGGACCCCAAGGTCCTGATCATGGGTGAGGACGTCGGCAAGCTCGGCGGCGTCTTCCGGGTGACGGACGGCCTGCAGAAGGACTTCGGCGAGGACCGGGTCATCGACACCCCGCTCGCCGAGTCGGGCATCGTGGGCACCGCGATCGGCCTCGCCCTGCGCGGCTACCGCCCGGTCGTCGAGATCCAGTTCGACGGGTTCGTCTTCCCGGCGTACGACCAGATCGTCACGCAGCTGGCGAAGATGCACGCGCGAGCGCTCGGCAAGATCAAGCTCCCCGTCGTGATCCGCATTCCGTACGGCGGCGGCATCGGCGCGGTCGAGCACCACTCGGAGTCCCCCGAGGCGCTCTTCGCGCACGTGGCGGGCCTGAAGGTGGTCTCCCCGTCGAACGCGAGCGACGCCTACTGGATGATGCAGCAGGCCATCCTCAGCGACGACCCGGTGATCTTCTTCGAGCCGAAGCGGCGCTACTGGGACAAGAGCGAGGTCAACCGCGAGGCGATCCCCGGCCCGCTGCACAAGGCACGTGTGGTGCGCGAGGGCACCGATCTGACCCTGGCCGCGTACGGGCCGATGGTGAAGGTCTGCCAGGAGGCCGCGGCGGCCGCCCAGGAAGAGGGCAAGTCCCTCGAAGTGGTGGACCTGCGGTCGATGTCCCCGATCGACTTCGACTCCATCCAGGCCTCGGTCGAGAAGACCCGCCGCCTGGTCGTGGTGCACGAGGCGCCGGTGTTCCTGGGGACGGGCGCGGAGATCGCGGCCCGGATCACGGAGCGGTGTTTCTACCACCTGGAGGCGCCGGTGCTGCGGGTCGGGGGCTACCACGCCCCGTATCCGCCGGCGCGCCTGGAGGACGAGTACCTGCCGGGCCTTGACCGGGTGCTCGACACCGTCGACCGCTCGCTGGCGTACTGA
- a CDS encoding pyridoxamine 5'-phosphate oxidase family protein codes for MPTDEQRAAGLLGRVEYGRVAASARALPFLAPARHIVAEDRVLLRMHRGHGHHRVCAGSVVAYGVDNLGSAHAGEEQWSVQVVGVCETVEPTAAQLERFGPGPLRVDGLPFDPVYLGIAPRFTTVQCMGGDPERPGGHRT; via the coding sequence ATGCCGACCGACGAACAACGCGCCGCCGGCCTGCTCGGCCGCGTCGAGTACGGCCGGGTGGCGGCCAGTGCGCGCGCCCTGCCCTTCCTGGCCCCGGCCCGCCACATCGTCGCCGAGGACCGTGTTCTGCTGCGGATGCACCGGGGGCACGGCCACCACCGGGTGTGCGCGGGCAGCGTCGTCGCGTACGGCGTGGACAACCTGGGCTCCGCGCACGCGGGCGAGGAGCAGTGGTCCGTCCAGGTCGTCGGGGTGTGCGAGACCGTCGAGCCGACCGCCGCCCAACTGGAACGCTTCGGCCCCGGCCCGCTCCGTGTGGACGGCCTCCCTTTCGACCCGGTCTATCTGGGCATCGCGCCGCGCTTCACCACCGTGCAGTGCATGGGCGGCGACCCGGAGCGCCCGGGCGGGCACCGTACGTGA
- a CDS encoding carbon-nitrogen family hydrolase, translating to MRASLLQIAVDEGESVDARRQRVASLVRQQAGADLVILPELWTTGAFAYESFGAEAEPLEGPTYEVMAKAASDAGVWLHAGSIPERVPSGAEQIAVGAGTPASGGGSGTGDGSLYNTSLVFSPSGELAAVYRKIHRFGFDKGEAVLMSAGSELVTVRLPQTTLGLATCYDLRFPELFRGLVDAGAETLVVSAGWPERRRSHWTLLAQARAVEDQSFVLACGTAGTHAGVPQAGHSIVVDPWGEVLAEAGAGEEVLTVSFDPSKVGTTREQFPALKDRLLGVAPPRR from the coding sequence GTGCGCGCCTCTCTGCTCCAGATCGCCGTGGACGAGGGCGAATCGGTCGACGCCCGCAGGCAGCGCGTCGCCTCGTTGGTACGGCAACAGGCCGGTGCCGATCTGGTGATCCTGCCCGAGCTGTGGACGACCGGAGCCTTCGCCTACGAGTCGTTCGGCGCCGAGGCCGAGCCGCTCGAAGGGCCCACGTACGAGGTGATGGCCAAGGCGGCCAGTGACGCGGGCGTGTGGCTGCATGCGGGCTCGATCCCCGAACGGGTCCCGTCCGGTGCTGAACAGATCGCGGTCGGTGCCGGGACGCCCGCATCCGGCGGTGGCTCCGGCACGGGTGACGGGTCCCTCTACAACACCTCTCTCGTCTTCTCTCCTTCCGGTGAACTCGCCGCCGTATATCGCAAGATCCACCGCTTCGGCTTCGACAAGGGCGAGGCGGTGCTGATGAGCGCGGGCTCCGAGCTGGTCACCGTCCGGCTGCCGCAGACCACGCTCGGCCTCGCCACCTGCTACGACCTCCGCTTCCCCGAACTCTTCCGCGGGCTCGTCGACGCCGGGGCCGAGACGCTCGTCGTCTCCGCGGGGTGGCCCGAGCGCCGCCGGTCGCACTGGACCCTGCTCGCCCAGGCGCGGGCGGTCGAGGACCAGTCGTTCGTGCTCGCGTGTGGAACGGCCGGGACGCATGCGGGGGTTCCGCAGGCCGGTCACTCGATCGTGGTCGATCCGTGGGGCGAGGTTCTCGCGGAGGCGGGGGCCGGGGAGGAGGTCCTCACGGTGTCGTTCGACCCGTCCAAGGTGGGTACGACGCGGGAACAGTTCCCGGCCCTGAAGGACCGGTTGCTGGGGGTCGCGCCGCCTCGCCGGTGA
- a CDS encoding MFS transporter — MSSSSSSSLTLPGDPPGGRRAVTVWSVGVSVYFVAVIFRTSLGVAGLDAADRFHVNASALSTFSILQLLVYAGMQIPVGLMVDRLGTKRVLTLGVVLFTIGQLGFAFSPTYGTALASRALLGCGDAMTFISVLRLGSRWFPARRGPMVAQLAGLVGMAGNLVSTLVIARLLHGVGWTAAFAGSSVAGVVVLALMLAFLKDHPEGHEPEPFPHRGAAYVRRQIAASWREPGTRLGLWVHFTTQFPAMVFLLLWGLPFLVEAQGLSRATAGELLTLVVLSNMLIGLVYGQIVARHHAARLPLALGTVLSTAAVWGATLAYPADRAPMWLLVVLCAVLGACGPASMIGFDFARPANPPERQGTASGITNMGGFVASMTTLFAIGVLLDATGGSYTVAFSAVFVLQALGLSQILRLRKQAARRERERLVASRVETVHVPA, encoded by the coding sequence ATGAGCTCGTCCTCGTCGTCCTCCCTGACGCTCCCCGGCGACCCGCCGGGCGGCCGGCGAGCCGTCACGGTCTGGTCCGTCGGCGTCTCCGTCTACTTCGTCGCGGTCATCTTCCGCACGTCGCTGGGGGTGGCGGGCCTCGACGCCGCCGACCGCTTCCACGTCAACGCCTCGGCGCTCTCGACCTTCTCGATCCTGCAGCTCCTCGTCTACGCGGGCATGCAGATACCGGTCGGTCTGATGGTCGACCGGCTGGGCACGAAGAGGGTGCTGACCCTCGGCGTCGTCCTGTTCACCATCGGCCAGCTGGGCTTCGCTTTCTCCCCGACGTACGGGACGGCGCTGGCCTCGCGCGCGCTGCTCGGGTGCGGTGACGCGATGACGTTCATCAGCGTGCTGCGCCTCGGCTCGCGCTGGTTCCCGGCCCGGCGCGGGCCGATGGTCGCGCAGCTCGCGGGGCTCGTCGGCATGGCGGGCAACCTGGTCTCGACGCTCGTCATCGCCCGGCTGCTGCACGGCGTCGGCTGGACGGCCGCGTTCGCGGGCAGCTCGGTCGCCGGTGTCGTCGTCCTCGCCCTGATGCTGGCGTTCCTGAAGGACCACCCCGAGGGGCACGAGCCGGAGCCGTTCCCGCACCGGGGCGCCGCGTACGTGCGCCGCCAGATCGCGGCGTCCTGGCGGGAGCCCGGGACGCGGCTCGGGCTGTGGGTGCACTTCACGACCCAGTTCCCCGCGATGGTCTTCCTGCTGCTGTGGGGACTGCCGTTCCTCGTCGAGGCCCAGGGCCTGTCGCGGGCGACGGCCGGCGAACTCCTCACGCTCGTCGTGCTCTCCAACATGCTCATCGGCCTCGTGTACGGGCAGATCGTCGCCCGGCACCACGCGGCGCGGCTGCCGCTGGCCCTCGGCACGGTCCTGTCGACGGCCGCCGTGTGGGGCGCCACGCTCGCCTACCCGGCCGACCGTGCGCCGATGTGGCTGCTGGTCGTGCTGTGCGCGGTCCTCGGAGCCTGCGGTCCCGCGTCGATGATCGGATTCGACTTCGCCCGTCCGGCGAATCCGCCCGAGCGCCAGGGCACCGCCTCCGGCATCACCAACATGGGTGGTTTCGTCGCCTCCATGACGACGCTGTTCGCGATCGGGGTGCTGCTGGACGCCACGGGAGGCAGCTACACCGTCGCGTTCTCCGCGGTGTTCGTCCTGCAGGCGCTCGGCCTCAGCCAGATTCTGCGGTTGCGGAAGCAGGCGGCTCGGCGGGAACGGGAACGGCTGGTCGCCAGCCGGGTGGAGACGGTGCACGTTCCGGCGTGA
- a CDS encoding response regulator — translation MREEGKITVFLLDDHEVVRRGVHELLSMEDDIEVVGEAGTAADAQARIPATRPDVAVLDVRLPDGSGVEVCREIRSRDESIKCLMLTSYADDEALFDAIMAGASGYVLKAIRGDELLSAIRDVAAGRSLLDPEATARVLERLRDGGGPKGDTRLAKLTDQERRILDLIGEGLTNRAIGERLHLAEKTIKNYVSSLLAKLGMERRAQAAAYVARLQAEKQR, via the coding sequence GTGCGCGAAGAAGGAAAAATCACCGTATTTCTTCTCGACGACCACGAAGTAGTCCGCCGGGGAGTCCATGAGCTGCTTTCGATGGAGGACGACATCGAGGTGGTCGGCGAGGCCGGTACGGCGGCCGACGCGCAGGCGCGGATTCCGGCCACGCGCCCGGACGTCGCCGTCCTGGACGTGCGTTTGCCGGACGGCAGCGGAGTCGAGGTCTGCCGCGAGATCCGCTCCCGGGACGAGTCGATCAAGTGCCTCATGCTCACCTCGTACGCCGACGACGAGGCCCTCTTCGACGCGATCATGGCGGGCGCCTCGGGTTACGTACTGAAGGCGATCCGCGGCGACGAACTGCTCTCGGCGATCCGCGACGTCGCGGCCGGCAGGTCCCTCCTCGACCCGGAGGCGACGGCCCGCGTCCTGGAGCGGCTGCGCGACGGCGGCGGCCCCAAGGGCGACACCAGGCTCGCCAAGCTGACCGACCAGGAGCGCAGGATCCTCGACCTGATCGGCGAGGGACTCACCAATCGCGCGATCGGCGAGCGGCTGCACCTCGCCGAGAAGACGATCAAGAACTACGTCTCCAGTCTGCTGGCCAAGCTCGGCATGGAGCGGCGGGCACAGGCGGCCGCCTACGTGGCCCGGCTGCAGGCGGAGAAGCAGCGCTGA
- a CDS encoding maleylpyruvate isomerase family mycothiol-dependent enzyme, which yields MSLHPSLQSYADAWTHSIDAISELVTPLVEGEWNRRTPCPGWSVRDLVSHVIGLDCEMLGDPRPIHTLPRDLYHVTNEHQRYMEMQVDVRRHHTAPEMTSELEYTVIRRNRQLRNESRQPDALVRGPLGTEVTLEESMRNRAFDLWVHEQDLRTALGRPGNLDSPGAYVARDVLLSRLPKVVAKDAGAPANSAVVFDVHGPVEFLRTVRVDADGVGSIDGAPSLGPAATLALDWETYFRLACGRVTPEAVSDRLKTEGDPELTAAILRNFTVTP from the coding sequence GTGAGTCTGCATCCAAGCCTTCAGTCCTACGCCGACGCCTGGACCCACTCCATCGACGCGATATCCGAGCTGGTGACGCCCCTGGTGGAGGGCGAGTGGAACCGGCGGACCCCCTGCCCGGGCTGGTCGGTGCGCGACCTCGTCTCCCATGTGATCGGCCTCGACTGCGAGATGCTGGGCGACCCCCGGCCGATCCACACGCTCCCCCGCGACCTCTACCACGTGACCAACGAGCACCAGCGGTACATGGAGATGCAGGTCGACGTCCGCCGTCACCACACCGCTCCGGAGATGACCTCCGAGCTGGAGTACACGGTCATCCGCCGCAACCGCCAGCTGCGCAACGAGTCGCGCCAGCCCGACGCGCTGGTGCGCGGCCCGCTCGGCACCGAGGTCACCCTCGAAGAGTCCATGCGCAACCGGGCGTTCGACCTCTGGGTGCACGAGCAGGACCTGCGCACCGCTCTCGGCCGGCCGGGCAACCTCGACTCGCCGGGCGCGTACGTCGCCCGCGACGTGCTGCTCAGCAGGCTCCCGAAGGTCGTCGCCAAGGACGCGGGCGCGCCGGCGAACTCGGCGGTCGTCTTCGACGTCCACGGGCCCGTCGAGTTCCTGCGCACGGTCCGGGTCGACGCCGACGGTGTCGGTTCGATAGACGGCGCCCCCTCCCTCGGCCCGGCCGCCACCCTCGCCCTCGACTGGGAGACGTACTTCCGTCTGGCCTGTGGCCGGGTGACCCCGGAAGCGGTGTCGGACCGCCTGAAGACAGAGGGCGACCCGGAGCTGACGGCTGCGATCCTTAGGAACTTCACCGTCACGCCGTGA
- a CDS encoding dihydrolipoamide acetyltransferase family protein, protein MTTMTETASGLREFKMPDVGEGLTEAEILKWYVQPGDTVTDGQVVCEVETAKAAVELPIPYDGVVHELRFPEGTTVDVGQVIIAVDVAGGAAPAAPAQAPVPSAEPVAPSGESDAAAQKPKPEGRKPVLVGYGVAESSTRRRPRRSVPSQQSEAVAAVAVVQAELNGHAGPAARPLAKPPVRKLAKDLGVDLAAVRPSGPDGIITREDVHAAVAPAPAQAPPVTAATPAPVQDRTPAPLAPYDGARETRVPVKGVRKATAAAMVGSAFTAPHVTEFVTVDVTRTMKLVEELKQDKDMQGLRVNPLLLIAKALLVAIRRNPDVNASWDEAGQEIVQKHYVNLGIAAATPRGLIVPNIKDAHAKTLPQLAEALGELVGTAREGKTSPAAMQGGTVTITNVGVFGVDTGTPILNPGESAILAVGSIKPQPWVHKGKVKPRQVTTLALSFDHRLVDGELGSRVLADVAAVLEQPKRLITWG, encoded by the coding sequence GTGACGACGATGACTGAAACCGCCTCGGGGCTGCGCGAGTTCAAGATGCCCGACGTGGGCGAGGGGCTGACCGAGGCGGAGATCCTCAAGTGGTACGTCCAGCCCGGCGACACCGTCACCGACGGTCAGGTGGTCTGCGAGGTCGAGACCGCCAAGGCCGCCGTCGAGCTGCCGATTCCCTATGACGGGGTGGTGCACGAGCTGCGCTTTCCCGAAGGGACGACGGTGGACGTCGGCCAGGTGATCATCGCGGTGGACGTGGCCGGTGGAGCCGCTCCGGCCGCGCCGGCCCAGGCCCCGGTCCCCTCGGCGGAGCCCGTGGCTCCTTCCGGGGAGTCCGACGCCGCCGCGCAGAAGCCCAAGCCGGAGGGCCGCAAGCCGGTCCTCGTCGGGTACGGGGTCGCGGAGTCCTCCACGAGGCGCCGTCCCCGCAGGAGCGTTCCGTCCCAACAGTCCGAGGCGGTCGCCGCGGTCGCGGTGGTCCAGGCCGAGCTGAACGGACACGCCGGTCCGGCGGCCCGTCCGCTGGCCAAGCCCCCGGTGCGCAAGCTGGCCAAGGACCTCGGGGTCGACCTGGCCGCGGTCAGGCCGTCCGGCCCGGACGGCATCATCACGCGCGAGGACGTGCACGCGGCGGTGGCCCCGGCCCCCGCCCAGGCGCCTCCGGTCACCGCGGCGACGCCGGCTCCCGTCCAGGACCGGACTCCGGCCCCGCTCGCCCCGTACGACGGCGCGCGGGAGACCCGGGTCCCGGTCAAGGGGGTGCGCAAGGCGACGGCGGCGGCGATGGTCGGCTCGGCGTTCACCGCGCCGCACGTCACCGAGTTCGTCACGGTCGACGTGACGCGCACGATGAAGCTGGTCGAGGAGCTCAAGCAGGACAAGGACATGCAGGGGCTGCGGGTGAATCCGCTGCTTCTGATCGCGAAGGCCCTGCTGGTCGCCATCAGGCGCAATCCGGACGTCAACGCCTCGTGGGACGAGGCCGGCCAGGAGATCGTCCAGAAGCACTACGTGAACCTCGGCATCGCGGCGGCCACACCCCGCGGCCTGATCGTCCCGAACATCAAGGACGCCCACGCCAAGACGCTGCCGCAGCTCGCCGAGGCGCTGGGGGAGCTGGTCGGCACCGCCCGCGAGGGGAAGACCTCACCGGCGGCCATGCAGGGCGGCACGGTGACCATCACCAACGTCGGCGTCTTCGGCGTCGACACCGGCACACCGATCCTCAACCCGGGCGAGTCCGCGATCCTCGCCGTCGGATCCATCAAGCCGCAGCCGTGGGTCCACAAGGGCAAGGTCAAACCGCGACAGGTCACGACGCTGGCCCTGTCCTTCGACCACCGCCTGGTCGACGGGGAGCTCGGCTCCAGGGTCCTCGCCGACGTGGCGGCGGTCCTGGAGCAGCCCAAGCGACTGATCACCTGGGGGTAG